From a region of the Lactuca sativa cultivar Salinas chromosome 4, Lsat_Salinas_v11, whole genome shotgun sequence genome:
- the LOC111883549 gene encoding ABC transporter B family member 19, with protein sequence MAESSFEMDLSATDNRRRRPRHTTPAQPHQSPAFSFSSSHTSPHLPASRRTRGTRVPPTTPFASDTDKSWQAELSWQYEPTGFHDNRGSNLGAALTPWAEPTQYSVASTPGSRVFRRSANDYFLSRNAAAGGGAGGGGGGNFRSFTNPSYEHYSGHSRLPGRIELQSYVGKGNPNKNNPTLSKTATFADMVTTNTERTKGRLENGLSPKLSSPRKSYGYGEDSQKLSSPSKSYIDEFDEDDDDEDDDDEDEHVAPKPIGVFGLFKYSTKLDIFLVIIGSLGALVNGGSLPWYSFLFGKFVNKIALDDDNDQMMKDVKRICLFMVALSGLVVIGAYLQIACWRLVGERSAHRIRTAYLRSVLRQDVAFFDTEISTSEIMHGISSDVAQIQEVMGEKMAHFIHHICTFICGYTVGFIRSWKVSLAVLAVTPLTMFCGMAYKAVYVGLATKEVNSYKKAGGIAEQTISSIRTVFSFVAEQKLTDKYNMLLEESIPVGKKLGFAKGIGIGVIYLVTYSTWALAFWYGSILVSKHELSGGAAIACFFGVNVGGRGLALSLSYYAQFAQGTVAASRVFEVIDRIPAIDPYSSMGRRLSGGHGKIEFKNVSFAYPSRPTLPILNSLNLVIPSQRTLALVGASGAGKSTVFALLERFYDPNEGVVKLDGHDIRTLQVKWLRSQMSMVGQEPVLFANTILENIMMGKENATKKEAITACIASNAHKFITNLPQGYDTQVGDRGTQLSGGQKQRIALARAMIQDPKILLLDEPTSALDPESETLVQQAIDKISKNRTTMVIAHRLATVRNADRIVVMEHGSVIESGNHQQLMERKGAYFALINLASEGVSSNPNNGGQKRTTSAQDLLKSNHVQEISRSEYMQSLNEIDEVETEKPKGKKSGSYMISEVWKLQKPEGGMLFIGIILGMVAGAILSIFPLVLGQALNVYFDPDTEKLKRDVGYLCLILVGLGIAIILAMTGQQGFCGWAGTNLTKRVRNVLFHSILKQEPGWFDSDDNSTGILVSRLSIDCISFRSVLADRYSVLFMGMSSAAVGLGVSFYLQWRLALMATLLTPFTLGASYFTLLVNIGPKLDNGSYDTATRIASGAVSNIRTVATFATQEKIVQSFEQSLSNPKRTSVRRSQITGMALGFSQGAMYAAYTVILLFGAYLVKRGDTSFGDVYKIFLILVLSSFSVGQLAGLAPDTSAASTAIPAVFGVISRVPLIRGKGRKIESSKMFDVEFKTITFSYPSRPNVIVLRDFSLKVKGGTMVAVVGSSGSGKSTLIWLTQRFYDPIKGKVLMAGIDLRELDLKWLRSQTALVGQEPALFAGTIQENIGFGNPNASFAEIEEAAKEAYIHSFICGLPEGYDTEVGQSGAQLSGGQKQRLAIARAILKKSRILLLDEASSALDLESEKNVQEAFRKITKRTTTIVVAHRLSTIRDANVIAVVQEGRLTEYGSHDRLMTSHHDGVYASLVRAETEANAFA encoded by the exons ATGGCTGAATCCTCTTTCGAGATGGACTTATCCGCCACTGACAACCGCCGCCGCCGGCCTCGCCACACAACTCCAGCTCAACCCCACCAATCACCAGCCTTCTCATTTTCCAGCTCTCACACCTCTCCACACCTTCCTGCTTCACGTAGAACCCGAGGTACACGTGTCCCACCCACCACCCCTTTCGCCTCAGACACCGACAAGTCATGGCAAGCTGAACTCTCGTGGCAGTATGAACCCACCGGCTTCCACGACAACCGCGGCAGCAACCTTGGCGCCGCCTTAACCCCCTGGGCTGAACCCACCCAGTACTCCGTCGCATCTACCCCTGGCAGCCGTGTATTTCGCCGGTCAGCAAATGACTACTTCCTTTCCCGTAACGCCGCTGCAGGCGGCGGCgctggcggtggtggtggtggcaacTTTCGTAGCTTTACAAATCCGTCGTATGAACATTATTCCGGTCACAGCCGCTTGCCAGGTAGGATTGAACTCCAAAGCTATGTTGGGAAAGGTAACCCTAACAAAAACAATCCTACTCTCAGCAAGACTGCTACTTTCGCAGACATGGTTACTACTAATACAGAAAGAACAAAAGGTCGTTTAGAAAATGGGCTCAGTCCAAAACTGTCGAGTCCTAGAAAGAGTTATGGTTATGGTGAAGATAGTCAAAAGCTTTCGAGTCCTAGTAAGAGTTATATTGACGAgtttgatgaagatgatgatgatgaggatgatgatgatgaagatgaacatGTAGCACCAAAACCGATTGgggtttttgggttgtttaagtatTCAACAAAACTCGATATTTTTCTTGTGATAATAGGAAGTTTGGGTGCTTTGGTCAATGGAGGATCTTTACCTTGGTATTCCTTTCTTTTTGGAAAGTTTGTCAACAAAATTGCTTTAGACGATGACAATGACCAGATGATGAAAGACGTCAAAAGG ATATGTTTATTTATGGTGGCGTTGTCTGGACTAGTGGTGATTGGAGCATACTTAC AGATTGCTTGTTGGCGACTAGTGGGGGAAAGATCAGCTCATAGAATAAGAACCGCATACCTAAGATCAGTTCTACGCCAAGATGTTGCATTCTTTGATACAGAAATTAGCACCAGTGAGATCATGCATGGAATCTCAAGCGACGTTGCTCAAATCCAAGAAGTTATGGGGGAGAAG ATGGCGCATTTTATACATCACATATGTACCTTCATTTGTGGCTACACAGTTGGATTCATAAGGTCTTGGAAAGTCTCTTTAGCGGTTCTTGCAGTTACTCCACTAACAATGTTTTGTGGCATGGCATATAAGGCGGTTTATGTCGGTTTAGCTACAAAAGAAGTG AACTCTTACAAGAAAGCCGGTGGCATAGCAGAACAAACCATAAGTTCAATTAGAACCGTGTTTTCTTTCGTAGCTGAACAAAAGTTAACAGATAAATACAATATGTTATTGGAAGAATCTATTCCTGTTGGAAAGAAACTCGGTTTTGCAAAGGGTATAGGAATTGGTGTTATATATTTGGTTACTTATTCAACATGGGCATTGGCTTTTTGGTATGGATCAATCTTGGTTTCGAAACATGAGTTATCTGGTGGAGCAGCTATTGCTTGTTTCTTTGGTGTGAATGTTGGTGGAAGAGGTTTAGCTTTATCATTATCTTATTATGCTCAATTTGCACAAGGGACTGTAGCAGCTAGTAGAGTGTTTGAAGTTATTGATAGAATCCCAGCAATTGATCCGTATTCTAGTATGGGAAGAAGGCTTTCGGGTGGACATGGAAAGATTGAGTTCAAGAATGTTTCTTTTGCTTACCCATCTCGACCCACTCTTCCAATTCTTAATTCCCTCAATTTGGTGATTCCATCTCAAAGAACTTTGGCATTAGTTGGTGCTAGTGGCGCCGGGAAGTCAACCGTTTTCGCTCTTTTAGAGAGGTTCTATGATCCTAACGAGG GTGTTGTGAAGTTGGATGGTCACGATATAAGAACCTTGCAAGTGAAATGGCTAAGAAGTCAGATGAGCATGGTGGGTCAAGAGCCTGTTCTATTCGCAAACACAATTCTTGAAAACATCATGATGGGAAAAGAAAATGCCACAAAGAAAGAAGCAATCACAGCTTGTATTGCATCAAACGCACACAAATTCATAACAAATTTACCCCAAGGTTACGACACACAGGTTGGGGATAGAGGAACACAGCTCTCAGGGGGTCAAAAACAACGTATTGCATTAGCTCGAGCCATGATCCAAGACCCAAAAATCCTTCTTTTAGATGAACCCACAAGTGCACTTGACCCTGAATCCGAAACTCTTGTCCAACAAGCCATTGATAAAATTTCAAAGAATAGAACAACAATGGTGATCGCTCATAGGCTAGCAACTGTAAGAAATGCTGATAGGATTGTTGTAATGGAACATGGATCGGTAATTGAAAGCGGGAATCATCAACAACTCATGGAGAGAAAAGGAGCTTATTTTGCTCTCATCAACCTCGCATCTGAAGGTGTATCATCAAACCCTAATAATGGGGGACAAAAAAGAACGACTAGTGCTCAAGATCTTTTGAAATCGAATCATGTACAGGAGATATCAAGATCAGAGTACATGCAATCGTTGAATGAAATAGACGAAGTGGAAACAGAAAAACCAAAAGGAAAAAAATCAGGATCGTATATGATTTCAGAAGTATGGAAATTACAGAAACCGGAAGGCGGAATGTTGTTTATCGGGATTATTTTGGGGATGGTGGCAGGGGCAATTTTGTCAATCTTTccattggttttaggtcaagcaCTAAATGTCTATTTTGATCCCGACACTGAGAAATTGAAAAGAGATGTTGGGTATCTTTGTTTGATTTTAGTGGGGCTTGGAATCGCGATTATTCTAGCTATGACAGGTCAGCAAGGGTTTTGTGGTTGGGCGGGAACGAATCTCACTAAACGGGTCCGGAATGTGCTATTCCATTCCATTCTGAAACAGGAACCAGGGTGGTTTGATTCCGACGATAATTCAACCGGAATTCTCGTTTCCAGGCTTTCGATTGATTGTATAAGTTTCAGGTCAGTTTTAGCTGATAGATATTCAGTTTTATTCATGGGTATGAGTTCGGCTGCTGTTGGACTTGGGGTTTCTTTCTATCTTCAATGGAGGTTAGCTCTTATGGCGACTCTTCTCACTCCTTTTACACTTGGAGCTAGCTATTTTACCTTATTGGTCAACATTGGACCAAAGTTGGATAATGGATCTTATGATACAGCCACTAGAATTGCTTCAGGGGCTGTATCAAACATTCGAACAGTTGCAACTTTTGCAActcaagaaaagattgtccaaTCGTTTGAACAATCTTTATCAAACCCTAAAAGAACGTCAGTAAGGAGATCACAGATAACTGGAATGGCGTTAGGGTTTTCACAGGGTGCAATGTATGCAGCTTATACTGTGATTTTATTGTTCGGGGCTTACCTTGTGAAACGAGGTGACACTTCGTTTGGTGATGTTTACAAGATTTTCTTGATTCTTGTTTTGAGCTCGTTTTCAGTTGGTCAACTTGCGGGTCTTGCTCCGGACACGTCAGCAGCTTCCACAGCGATTCCGGCTGTTTTTGGTGTTATTAGTCGTGTTCCATTGATTCGTGGGAAAGGGAGAAAGATTGAAAGCTCGAAGATGTTTGATGTTGAGTTCAAGACGATTACTTTTTCATATCCTTCTAGGCCGAATGTGATTGTGTTGAGGGATTTTAGTTTGAAGGTGAAAGGTGGAACCATGGTGGCGGTGGTCGGAAGTAGTGGCTCCGGGAAGTCTACTTTGATTTGGTTGACACAGAGATTTTATGATCCGATTAAAGGTAAGGTTTTAATGGCGGGAATTGATTTGAGGGAGCTCGATTTGAAATGGCTGCGATCTCAAACGGCTTTGGTGGGTCAAGAACCGGCATTGTTTGCGGGTACGATTCAAGAAAACATCGGATTTGGGAACCCTAATGCTTCATTTGCAGAAATTGAAGAAGCTGCGAAAGAAGCTTACATTCATAGTTTCATCTGTGGACTCCCTGAAGGCTACGATACTGAG GTGGGTCAAAGTGGGGCTCAATTATCCGGAGGTCAAAAGCAAAGATTAGCAATCGCAAGGGCGATATTAAAGAAATCAAGAATATTGTTACTAGATGAAGCAAGTAGTGCACTCGATTTGGAATCAGAGAAGAATGTTCAAGAAGCGTTTAGGAAGATTACCAAACGGACGACCACCATCGTGGTGGCGCACCGCCTCTCCACCATCAGAGACGCCAATGTGATAGCGGTGGTCCAGGAAGGGAGGCTGACGGAGTATGGAAGCCATGATAGGCTTATGACTTCACATCATGATGGTGTTTATGCTAGCCTTGTTCGTGCTGAAACAGAAGCAAATGCTTTTGCATAA